In Pseudostreptobacillus hongkongensis, the DNA window TTATAGATTTTTTCAAGACTAAAGAACATAAGCATTTTGAAAGTGCTTCATTAATACCTGATGATAAAACACTACTTCTAACTGTTGCAGGTATGGTTCCATTTAAACCTTTTTTCCTTGGAGAAAAAAAAGCACCATATAAAAGAATAACAACATACCAAAAATGTATAAGAACTAATGATTTAGAAAATGTTGGAGTAACTCCAAGACATCATACTTTCTTTGAAATGTTAGGGAATTTCTCATTTGGTGATTATTTCAAAAAAGAAGCTATTGAATGGTCTTGGGAATATATAACTCAAATATTAAAACTAGATCCTAAAAGACTTTATGTTTCAGTATACTTAACTGATGATGAAGCATATGATATTTGGACTAAAGAAATAGGTGTACCTGAAGATCACATGGTTAGACTTGGCGATGATGATAACTGGTGGGCAGCAGGTCCTATAGGTTCTTGTGGACCATGTAGTGAGATATACTATGATACTATGAATATGGGTGAAAATAACGAAGAAATAAATGCTAAACCTGGAGATGAAGGAAATAGATTCCTTGAAATTTGGAACTTAGTATTTACTGAGTGGAATAGATTAGAAGACGGAAGTTTAGTTCCTCTTCCAGAAAAGAATATAGATACAGGAGCAGGACTTGAAAGAATAGCATCTGTTGTTCAAAATAAAGTAAATAATTTTGAAACTGACATTTTTTCACCAATTACTAATGAAATTAAAAAAGTACTTCAATTAAATGAAGACGGTCTTTCAACACCAGTTAAAATAGTTGCTGATCACCTTCGTGCATCAACTTTCTTAATTGCTGATGGTGTATTACCATCTAATGAAGGACGTGGATATATACTTAAAAAACTAATAAGAAGAGCTTATGGATCAGGAGCATTAGAAAATAAAGAAATTTTTGATAATTCAGAAACTTATTTATACAAAATAGTTGATACTATAATAGATAATATAAAAGAAGCTTATCCTGAACTTGAAGAAAAAAGAGAATATATAAAAAATATAATTAAAAATGAAGAAGATAAATTCTCAAGAACTTTAAAAATAGGTACTAATATCTTATTTGAAGAAATAGAAGAAGCCCGTAAAAATAATAGTAATAAATTAAGCAGTGAAGTTTCATTTAAACTTTACGATACTTATGGATTCCCATTTGAATTCACTAAATTTATTGCTGAAAATAATAATATAGAAGTTTCTGAAGATGAATTTAATATTAAACTTGAAGAACAAGTTAAGAGATCTCAAGATTCAAGAAACAAAACATCTGATATGATTAAAGATGAATTTATAGATTCATTCTATAAAACTCATGGTAAAACACAATTTTTAGGTTATGATAGTCTTAAGATTTATTCTAAAGTTTTACATATTAAAGAAATAGAAAATAAAATGTATGAAATAATATTTGAAGAAACACCATTTTATGCTGAAAGTGGAGGACAAGTATCTGATCGTGGTATAATAACTGAT includes these proteins:
- the alaS gene encoding alanine--tRNA ligase; protein product: MTGNELRKSFIDFFKTKEHKHFESASLIPDDKTLLLTVAGMVPFKPFFLGEKKAPYKRITTYQKCIRTNDLENVGVTPRHHTFFEMLGNFSFGDYFKKEAIEWSWEYITQILKLDPKRLYVSVYLTDDEAYDIWTKEIGVPEDHMVRLGDDDNWWAAGPIGSCGPCSEIYYDTMNMGENNEEINAKPGDEGNRFLEIWNLVFTEWNRLEDGSLVPLPEKNIDTGAGLERIASVVQNKVNNFETDIFSPITNEIKKVLQLNEDGLSTPVKIVADHLRASTFLIADGVLPSNEGRGYILKKLIRRAYGSGALENKEIFDNSETYLYKIVDTIIDNIKEAYPELEEKREYIKNIIKNEEDKFSRTLKIGTNILFEEIEEARKNNSNKLSSEVSFKLYDTYGFPFEFTKFIAENNNIEVSEDEFNIKLEEQVKRSQDSRNKTSDMIKDEFIDSFYKTHGKTQFLGYDSLKIYSKVLHIKEIENKMYEIIFEETPFYAESGGQVSDRGIITDKKEFTGEIINVVKKSDIFIHYFKLISGNIPNVGDELKLIVDEEFRRDTMKNHTATHLLHKALREVLGTTVEQAGSLVNNKGLRFDFSYYEAITPEQLRLIETKVNDAILANMPVYITYENINDAISKGAMALFSDKYGDIVRVVDISDYSIELCGGTHVKSTGAIGLFKILSEQGKASGVRRIEAITGKESLAYLYKLENTIDDISSKFKTSSGNVIEAINKSREEAKLQEQLIKELQRRLVTYEMSDLVNEAVEINGVKVLYKDFENKDIDELKSLIDIAKQKLKSCVVIFGSNNDKAIFVAGVTKDLTSKYHSGNIVKVAANFAGGNGGGRPDFAQAGGKEGKLTKDAINAAIEYIKGL